Proteins from a genomic interval of Crassostrea angulata isolate pt1a10 chromosome 7, ASM2561291v2, whole genome shotgun sequence:
- the LOC128192908 gene encoding uncharacterized protein LOC128192908 has product MAKPNLILIDLNSDEEEEENGHQENCHRTESPEMLVITKQAGTQQLPTLKNANEKEELVKGPKYGESEKGKELQLEPEHLVEKNRQSLGTIMITKQGETQQHPSLENVNKNGEPGRAPQYWESKKQLQVNPQCLAEKGGQPQQPKPYWNPDKGTKHWNDKYDKKKLPWDLRQKSSEKSYESQKQEVTEKVTLKFRFDKGQTRCYNKNSNLSKKVTKLQSEYLKDRRDGDSFDIFEENECLLIEIVGSESFGKKYLQQLQQLRNEMWTGSFDLFKISKEESDVALMSHGLQREREFIAKAEGSLACGIMVEKSSERVKHFISSSDHCFDEHRQSSLPQFPPPEDYGQQRDADQVTIRKTTIHVVNKDITQHKAKCLVNFFDKKSGLSSKGVVFRRFMEKGGEDMYRYLRKLYVGESVTVTQSSGDLDCQFVLHVALPEYQGDFPSKELQKIVQSCFILCELYGDHDIAFPSLGVGHLLGYPADRVADVLIKESISMAEQGNKWKISFAVYDNKNFKIFKQRLSQTPGISRSYSTPDLEVNLPTTPMTGQRLGGQDRGRRPDTAHQTILVPKIEIYAISKEEGLSRRSELSHMIKEKYLHEHIIKDIKTGELSKEDKKRVYAVGQKHGVFVSLDKDKHCVVLKGTPNSVSKTATEIGSILSSASSAVSPRRRRENRHQRGTSSYWKHLLEENPVPEYWKFFQNGKSFLDIVTGFIKGSTEKRYEVDPKTFKAICKLVEDTFKPELVGAGADARNLNHKRLRVKKVEIIENLDLFKIYNIKRCEMLKNSLNDKRSFPKKLEKIPRREGIQNVTSKGEITTEKNISKRLMKDIIPELNEVYLFHGTKKEYVANIISKGVDPKLGSDEGMFGRGIYGCESSTKADQYADDKDKRGTEGRMFLMRFLLGHMYLTEKPNKYKLPPCYHCRRDSCTNQSHQPYDSVVGVKQQSGGLFREFVVYEKNQCYPEYLITYNREN; this is encoded by the exons ATGGCAAAACCAAACTTGATACTTATTGATCTTAATTCTGATGAAGAGGAGGAAGAAAATGGCCACCAGGAAAACTGCCACAGAACAGAAAGCCCAGAAATGTTGGTAATTACGAAGCAAGCGGGCACTCAGCAACTTCCTACACTGAAAAATGCAAACGAAAAGGAAGAACTTGTTAAAGGACCAAAGTATGGGGAAAGTGAAAAAGGAAAAGAGTTACAATTAGAACCAGAGCATCTAGTAGAAAAGAATAGACAAAGCCTAGGAACAATTATGATTACTAAACAAGGGGAGACTCAGCAACATCCTTCACTAGAAAATGTGAACAAAAATGGAGAACCGGGCAGGGCACCACAGTATTGGGAAAGTAAAAAACAGTTACAGGTGAACCCACAGTGTCTTGCAGAAAAGGGTGGACAACCCCAACAACCAAAGCCATATTGGAACCCAGACAAAGGAACAAAGCATTGGAATGACAAATATGATAAGAAAAAGTTGCCATGGGACCTAAGACAAAAGTCTAGTGAGAAAAGTTATGAAAGTCAGAAACAGGAAGTTACAGAAAAAGTCACTTTAAAATTCAGATTCGACAAAGGGCAAACAAGATGCTACAATAAGAACTCAAACCTTTCAAAAAAGGTTACAAAACTACAGAGTGAATATTT GAAAGATAGGAGAGATGGTGATAGTTTCgatatttttgaagaaaatgagTGCTTACTGATAGAGATAGTTGGAAGTGAatcatttggaaaaaaatacctCCAACAACTGCAGCAGTTGAGGAATGAAATGTGGACTGGGAGTTTTGATTTGTTCAAGATAAGTAAAGAAG AATCAGATGTTGCATTGATGTCACATGGTTTACAGCGTGAGCGTGAGTTTATAGCTAAGGCAGAAGGCTCTCTAGCTTGTGGAATCATGGTTGAGAAAAGCAGTGAAAGAGTCAAACATTTTATATCCTCATCTGATCACTg CTTTGATGAACACAGACAGTCATCACTTCCGCAGTTTCCTCCACCAGAGGACTATGGTCAGCAGAGAGATGCAGACCAGGTGACCATCCGAAAAACAACGATCCATGTGGTCAATAAAGACATTACACAGCATAAG gcaaAGTGTTTAGTAaacttttttgataaaaaatcagGCTTGTCATCAAAGGGTGTTGTATTTAGAAGGTTCATGGAAAAGGGTGGAGAAGATATGTATCGG TATTTGAGAAAATTATATGTGGGTGAGAGTGTGACAGTGACCCAGTCCAGCGGGGATCTCGACTGTCAGTTTGTCCTTCATGTGGCCCTTCCAGAATATCAAGGGGACTTTCCTTCGAAG GaactacaaaaaatagttcaaaGCTGTTTCATACTGTGTGAACTTTATGGTGATCATGACATAGCCTTTCCCAGCTTAGGAGTAGGCCATCTGTTGGGGTATCCGGCGGATCGTGTGGCAGACGTTCTCATCAAGGAGAGTATCTCAATGGCTGAACAGGGCAACAAGTGGAAG ATTTCATTTGCTGTATATGACAATAAGAACTTTAAGATTTTCAAACAACGTCTTTCACAGACTCCAG GTATAAGCAGAAGTTATTCCACACCTGATCTCGAAGTGAATCTTCCCACCACTCCAATGACTGGACAAAGACTGGGGGGTCAGGACCGGGGGAGGAGACCTGATACTGCACACCAAACCATTCTGGTgccaaaaattgaaatatatgcaatatctaaAGAAGAGGGGCTCTCTCGGAGAAGTGAACTCTCACatatgataaaagaaaaatatttacatgaacATATTATTAAGGATATTAAGACTGGAGAGTTATCCAAGGAGGATAAGAAAAGAGTGTATGCTGTTGGTCAGAAACATGGAGTATTTGTTTCCCTAGATAAAG ATAAACATTGCGTTGTCCTGAAAGGAACCCCAAACAGTGTCAGTAAAACAGCCACAGAGATAGGTAGCATATTATCCTCAGCTAGTTCAGCTGTCAGTCCAAGGAGACGCAGAGAAAACCGTCATCAACGGGGCACCTCCAGTTACTGGAAACATCTGTTGGAGGAAAATCCAGTTCCAGAGTATTGGAAATTCTTTCAGAATGGGAAAAGTTTTCTTGATATCGTAACAGGCTTTATCAAAGGCTCCACAGAAAAACGTTATGAGGTGGATCCCAAAACTTTTAAAGCAATCTGCAAACTGGTGGAGGACACATTCAAACCCGAATTAGTGGGAGCGGGAGCTGATGCTAGAAATCTCAACCATAAAAGATTACGTGTGAAGAAAGTGGAGATCATTGAAAACTtggatttgtttaaaatttacaatataaaacGTTGTGAAATGTTGAAAAACAGCCTGAATGATAAGAGAAGTTTCCcgaaaaaacttgaaaaaattcCAAGACGTGAAGGAATACAAAATGTAACAAGTAAAGGAGAaataacaacagaaaaaaatattagtaaaaGGCTGATGAAGGATATAATTCCAGAACTGAATGAAGTGTATTTATTTCATGGCACAAAGAAGGAATATGTTGCAAATATCATATCTAAAGGGGTTGACCCTAAGTTAGGAAGTGATGAGGGGATGTTTGGTCGTGGCATATATGGTTGTGAAAGCTCAACAAAAGCTGATCAGTATGCAG